A single Calidifontibacter indicus DNA region contains:
- a CDS encoding glycerophosphodiester phosphodiesterase, with product MNRRTFACLVTAGAASAVVASTSAASATPGGNNRGRRPGTPIVVGHRGASGYRPEHTLASYTLAAHMGADFIEPDLVTTKDGVLVCRHEPEIGGTTDVSKRPEFASRRTTKNLDGVATTGWFAEDFTLAELRTLRAVERLPELRQHNTVYDGLWQVPTFEEVLKLREQLTKELGRSIGVYPETKHPTYFRDQGKPLEEKLVPLLRKYHLDAPKAPVFVQSFELQNLIDLRTKFKVKAPLVFLATATGKPYGDTRSYDELLSRTGMKAWAKYIDGVGPDTKRVIPVKADGTLGSPTSLVADAHANGLQVCPWTVRAENSFLPVDYRTGANPADFGRVLDFFAQLWKTGLDGIFSDMPDLAVLSRKLTLDI from the coding sequence ATGAACCGTCGAACGTTCGCATGCCTCGTCACAGCCGGCGCCGCCTCCGCCGTAGTCGCCTCCACTTCCGCCGCCTCCGCCACCCCCGGCGGCAACAACCGCGGACGCCGTCCCGGAACCCCCATCGTCGTGGGACACCGTGGAGCCTCGGGTTACCGACCCGAGCACACGTTGGCGTCCTACACGTTGGCCGCCCACATGGGCGCCGACTTCATCGAGCCCGACCTGGTGACCACCAAGGACGGCGTGCTGGTCTGCCGGCACGAGCCGGAGATCGGTGGCACCACCGACGTCTCGAAGCGGCCCGAGTTCGCCTCGCGTCGCACCACCAAGAACCTCGACGGTGTGGCCACCACCGGATGGTTCGCCGAGGACTTCACCCTCGCCGAGCTGCGCACGCTGCGTGCCGTCGAGCGGCTGCCGGAACTGCGGCAGCACAACACCGTCTACGACGGCCTGTGGCAGGTGCCCACCTTCGAGGAAGTGCTCAAGCTGCGCGAGCAGCTCACCAAGGAGCTCGGGCGCAGCATCGGTGTCTACCCCGAGACCAAGCACCCGACGTACTTCCGCGACCAGGGAAAGCCGTTGGAGGAGAAGCTGGTTCCGCTGCTGCGCAAGTATCACCTCGACGCGCCGAAGGCCCCGGTCTTCGTGCAGTCGTTCGAGTTGCAGAACCTCATCGACCTGCGCACGAAATTCAAGGTGAAGGCTCCGCTGGTGTTCCTCGCCACCGCCACCGGCAAGCCGTACGGCGACACCCGCAGCTACGACGAACTGCTCTCGCGCACCGGCATGAAGGCCTGGGCGAAGTACATCGACGGCGTCGGCCCCGACACCAAGCGGGTCATCCCGGTGAAGGCCGACGGCACTCTCGGCTCGCCGACGAGCCTGGTCGCCGACGCGCACGCGAACGGGCTGCAGGTGTGCCCGTGGACGGTGCGTGCGGAGAACAGCTTCCTGCCGGTCGACTACCGCACCGGCGCGAACCCGGCGGACTTCGGACGCGTCCTCGACTTCTTCGCGCAGCTGTGGAAGACAGGTCTCGACGGCATCTTCAGCGACATGCCCGACCTAGCGGTGCTGTCGCGCAAGCTCACCCTCGACATCTGA
- the aceE gene encoding pyruvate dehydrogenase (acetyl-transferring), homodimeric type: MSPEPTSGPILNGLPSQLPDIDPEETQEWLESLDGIIDAGGRNRARYVMLKLLERARERQVGIPSLTTTDYINTIPPESEPWFPGDEEVERRYRAWLRWNAAIMVHRAQRPEISVGGHISTYASAATLYEVGFNHFFRGKDHPGGGDQVFFQGHASPGMYSRAFLEGRLTTEQLDGFRQEHSHLIDGKAAGLPSYPHPRNMPGFWEFPTVSMGIGPMNAIHQAQFNRYLHNRGIKDTSQQHVWAFLGDGEMDEPESRGLLQLAAGEELDNLTFVINCNLQRLDGPVRGNGKIIQELESFFRGAGWNVIKAVWGRGWDPLLAADRDGALVNLMNSTSDGDYQTFRANDGKYVRDNFFGRDPRTKAMVADWSDEDIWWRLKRGGHDYRKVYAAYKAALEHQGQPTVILAKTIKGYSLGTHFAGRNATHQMKKLTLDDLKAFRDSLKIPISDAVLEENPYLPPYYHPGENDEAIKYMRDRRAKLGGGLPSRRTTSKPLTLPPDSAYAQAKKGSGKQQVATTMALVRILKDMMREKEFGNRLVPIIPDEARTFGMDSFFPTLKIYNPHGQNYHSVDAELMLAYKESPQGQILHMGINEAGSVAAFTAAGTSYATHDEPMVPLYIFYSMFGFQRTGDSIWAAADQMTRGFLVGATAGRTTLTGEGLQHADGHSLLLAATNPAIVAYDPAYAYEIAHIMQDGVRRMFGDKPENVIYYLTVYNEPMQQPKEPDDVDVDGILKGIYKLSEGSFEGVGDDARRVQLLASGVGVPWALEAQQLLKDDWGVVADVWSVTSWGELRRDGLAADEHNFLHPQEEPVVPYITQKLQGAPGPVVATSDWMRAVQDQVRQWVPQEFASLGADGFGFSDTRPAARRYFHIDGPSMAVRALQMLVERGELDPSYPKQAAEKYQLLDVRAGTSGNAGGDA; encoded by the coding sequence GTGTCACCAGAACCCACCTCGGGCCCGATCCTCAACGGCCTTCCCTCTCAACTGCCGGACATCGATCCGGAAGAGACGCAGGAGTGGCTCGAGTCCCTGGACGGGATCATCGACGCCGGCGGTCGTAACCGCGCTCGTTACGTCATGCTCAAACTGCTCGAGCGCGCACGCGAGCGCCAGGTGGGCATCCCCTCCCTGACGACCACCGACTACATCAACACCATCCCGCCGGAGTCGGAGCCGTGGTTCCCCGGTGACGAGGAGGTGGAGCGCCGCTACCGCGCGTGGCTCCGTTGGAACGCAGCGATCATGGTGCACCGCGCGCAGCGTCCGGAGATCTCGGTCGGTGGCCACATCTCCACCTACGCCTCGGCGGCCACGTTGTACGAGGTGGGTTTCAACCACTTCTTCCGTGGCAAGGACCACCCGGGCGGCGGCGACCAGGTCTTCTTCCAAGGTCACGCCTCCCCCGGCATGTACTCCCGTGCGTTCCTCGAGGGTCGCCTGACCACCGAGCAGCTGGACGGTTTCCGCCAGGAGCACTCCCACCTCATCGACGGCAAGGCGGCCGGTCTGCCGTCCTATCCGCACCCGCGCAACATGCCCGGGTTCTGGGAGTTCCCGACGGTGTCGATGGGCATCGGCCCGATGAACGCGATCCACCAGGCACAGTTCAACCGTTACCTGCACAACCGCGGCATCAAGGACACCAGCCAGCAGCACGTGTGGGCGTTCCTCGGTGACGGCGAGATGGACGAGCCGGAGTCGCGTGGTCTGCTGCAGTTGGCGGCCGGCGAGGAGCTCGACAACCTCACCTTCGTCATCAACTGCAACCTGCAGCGACTCGACGGCCCGGTGCGCGGCAACGGCAAGATCATCCAGGAGTTGGAGTCGTTCTTCCGCGGAGCCGGCTGGAACGTCATCAAGGCCGTGTGGGGTCGCGGCTGGGACCCGCTGCTCGCGGCCGACCGCGACGGCGCCCTGGTCAACCTGATGAACTCGACGTCCGACGGTGACTACCAGACCTTCCGCGCCAACGACGGAAAGTACGTGCGCGACAACTTCTTCGGCCGCGACCCGCGCACCAAGGCGATGGTCGCCGACTGGTCGGACGAGGACATCTGGTGGCGCTTGAAGCGCGGCGGTCACGACTACCGCAAGGTGTACGCGGCGTACAAGGCGGCGTTGGAGCACCAGGGTCAGCCGACCGTCATCCTCGCCAAGACGATCAAGGGCTACAGCCTCGGCACCCACTTCGCCGGCCGCAACGCGACCCACCAGATGAAGAAGCTGACGCTCGACGACCTCAAGGCCTTCCGCGACTCGCTGAAGATCCCGATCAGCGACGCCGTGCTCGAGGAGAACCCCTACCTGCCGCCGTACTACCACCCGGGTGAGAACGACGAGGCGATCAAGTACATGCGTGACCGCCGCGCGAAGCTCGGTGGTGGGCTGCCGTCGCGGCGCACCACGTCCAAGCCGCTCACCTTGCCACCCGACTCGGCCTACGCGCAGGCGAAGAAGGGTTCGGGCAAGCAGCAGGTCGCCACCACGATGGCGTTGGTGCGGATCCTGAAGGACATGATGCGCGAGAAGGAGTTCGGCAACCGTCTGGTGCCGATCATCCCCGACGAGGCGCGCACCTTCGGCATGGACAGCTTCTTCCCGACGCTGAAGATCTACAACCCGCACGGGCAGAACTACCACTCGGTCGACGCCGAGCTGATGCTCGCCTACAAGGAGTCGCCGCAGGGGCAGATCCTCCACATGGGCATCAACGAGGCCGGATCTGTCGCGGCGTTCACCGCGGCAGGCACCTCGTACGCAACGCACGACGAACCGATGGTGCCGCTCTACATCTTCTACTCGATGTTCGGCTTCCAGCGCACCGGTGACAGCATCTGGGCGGCCGCCGACCAGATGACCCGCGGCTTCCTCGTCGGCGCCACCGCCGGTCGCACCACCCTCACCGGTGAGGGCCTGCAGCACGCCGACGGTCACAGCCTGCTGCTCGCCGCCACCAACCCGGCGATCGTGGCCTACGACCCGGCCTACGCCTACGAGATCGCGCACATCATGCAGGACGGTGTGCGGCGCATGTTCGGTGACAAGCCCGAGAACGTCATCTACTACCTGACGGTCTACAACGAGCCGATGCAGCAGCCCAAGGAGCCCGACGACGTCGACGTCGACGGCATCCTCAAGGGCATCTACAAGCTGTCCGAAGGCAGCTTCGAAGGTGTCGGCGACGACGCCCGCCGGGTGCAGTTGCTCGCCTCCGGTGTCGGTGTGCCGTGGGCCCTCGAAGCACAGCAGCTGCTCAAGGACGACTGGGGCGTCGTGGCCGACGTCTGGTCGGTCACCTCGTGGGGCGAACTGCGCCGCGACGGCCTGGCCGCCGACGAGCACAACTTCCTCCACCCGCAGGAGGAGCCGGTCGTTCCCTACATCACCCAGAAGTTGCAGGGCGCCCCCGGCCCCGTCGTCGCGACGTCCGACTGGATGCGTGCGGTGCAGGACCAGGTGCGTCAGTGGGTGCCGCAGGAGTTCGCCTCCCTCGGCGCCGACGGGTTCGGCTTCTCCGACACCCGCCCGGCAGCGCGACGCTACTTCCACATCGACGGCCCGTCGATGGCGGTGCGTGCGCTGCAGATGCTCGTCGAACGCGGTGAGCTCGACCCGAGCTACCCGAAGCAGGCCGCCGAGAAGTACCAGCTGCTCGACGTGCGTGCCGGTACCTCCGGCAACGCCGGAGGCGATGCATAA
- a CDS encoding DUF3052 domain-containing protein, protein MVKDAVEGTWVNRVGFTQGQVVLEIGWDEDVDDALRENVETVVGSPLEEDQFDGVVDAVLLWWRDGDGDLIDDCVDALTTLADKGFLVVMVPQAGHPDHVEAAEIEEAAQTVGLKASSTAKAGAWIATKLVQGGTQKQR, encoded by the coding sequence ATGGTCAAGGACGCAGTTGAGGGGACCTGGGTGAACCGGGTCGGGTTCACGCAGGGACAGGTCGTTCTGGAAATCGGTTGGGACGAGGACGTCGACGACGCGCTCCGCGAGAACGTCGAAACCGTCGTCGGTTCCCCGCTCGAAGAAGACCAGTTCGACGGAGTCGTCGACGCCGTCCTGCTGTGGTGGCGCGACGGGGACGGCGACCTCATCGACGATTGCGTCGATGCACTGACCACGTTGGCCGACAAGGGATTCCTCGTCGTCATGGTGCCCCAGGCGGGCCACCCCGACCACGTCGAAGCCGCCGAGATCGAAGAAGCCGCCCAGACCGTCGGGCTCAAGGCGAGCTCCACCGCGAAGGCCGGTGCGTGGATCGCCACCAAGCTCGTCCAGGGCGGCACCCAGAAGCAGCGCTGA
- a CDS encoding peroxiredoxin: MSAKQVGEQAPAFTAKDQFGQEVTLTGLTGDKATLLVFYPFAFSGICTGELCSIRDAISRFVNDKVQVVGISCDPIFTQRAWAEDQGYDFPLLSDFWPHGSIAKDYGVFNEDAGMAIRGTFLVDTTGKIVWTQVNAPGEARDFAGYDDAVSALG, from the coding sequence ATGTCTGCAAAGCAGGTCGGCGAACAGGCCCCCGCGTTCACCGCGAAGGACCAGTTCGGCCAGGAAGTCACCCTCACCGGACTCACCGGTGACAAGGCCACCCTCCTGGTCTTCTACCCCTTCGCGTTCTCCGGCATCTGCACCGGCGAACTCTGCTCCATCCGCGACGCCATCTCGCGGTTCGTCAACGACAAGGTGCAGGTCGTCGGCATCTCCTGCGACCCGATCTTCACCCAGCGTGCGTGGGCCGAGGACCAGGGCTACGACTTCCCGCTGCTGTCCGACTTCTGGCCGCACGGCTCCATCGCCAAGGACTACGGCGTGTTCAACGAGGACGCCGGCATGGCCATCCGCGGCACCTTCCTGGTCGACACCACCGGCAAGATCGTCTGGACGCAGGTCAACGCCCCCGGCGAGGCGCGCGACTTCGCCGGCTACGACGACGCCGTTTCGGCCCTCGGCTGA